The following are from one region of the Polaribacter marinaquae genome:
- a CDS encoding diphosphomevalonate decarboxylase, whose translation MNTTQFIPEILSEKIEKATFTWQTPSNIALVKYWGKSNPQIPKNASISFTLNNCHTITTIDFLKSENSEKVDFDLFFEGKEKEEFKPKIAEFFNRVAKYCPYIFDYKMIIKSENSFPHSSGIASSASGLSAIAMCLMSLEKELNPDLSKDFINQKASFLARLGSGSASRSIEGPLVVWGAHPEIEGSSDLFGVQFPYEVHPVFKNYQDAILLVDKGEKVVSSTVGHNLMHNHPYAENRFTQANENLEKISNILQNGDIKAFVNLVESEALTLHAMMLTSNPYFILMKPNTLEIINKIWKYRAENESNICFTLDAGANVHVLYPENEKDAVNKFIEEDLVNYCQKKQYIYDTVGLGAVKK comes from the coding sequence TTGAATACGACACAATTTATTCCAGAAATACTTTCAGAAAAAATAGAAAAGGCAACTTTTACATGGCAAACACCAAGTAATATTGCGTTGGTAAAATATTGGGGAAAAAGCAATCCTCAAATTCCTAAAAATGCTTCTATAAGTTTTACGCTAAATAACTGTCATACAATTACTACAATAGATTTTTTAAAATCAGAAAATTCTGAAAAAGTAGATTTTGATTTATTTTTTGAAGGAAAAGAAAAGGAAGAGTTTAAACCAAAAATTGCTGAGTTTTTTAATAGAGTAGCAAAGTATTGTCCGTATATATTTGATTATAAGATGATAATTAAATCAGAAAACTCTTTTCCGCATTCTAGCGGAATTGCATCTTCGGCAAGTGGTTTAAGTGCAATTGCTATGTGTTTAATGAGTTTAGAAAAAGAGTTAAATCCTGATTTATCAAAAGATTTTATAAATCAAAAAGCATCTTTTTTAGCGCGTTTGGGTTCTGGAAGCGCTAGTAGAAGTATCGAAGGGCCTTTGGTGGTTTGGGGAGCGCATCCTGAAATTGAAGGAAGTTCTGATTTATTCGGAGTTCAATTTCCGTATGAAGTTCACCCGGTTTTTAAAAATTATCAAGATGCTATTTTATTAGTAGATAAAGGCGAAAAAGTTGTTTCTAGTACGGTTGGTCATAATTTAATGCACAATCATCCGTATGCAGAAAATAGATTTACGCAAGCAAATGAAAATCTAGAGAAAATATCTAACATTTTACAAAACGGAGATATAAAGGCTTTTGTAAATTTAGTTGAAAGTGAAGCTTTAACATTACACGCAATGATGTTAACGAGTAATCCGTATTTTATTTTAATGAAGCCAAATACATTGGAAATTATTAATAAAATTTGGAAGTACAGAGCCGAAAACGAGAGTAATATTTGTTTTACTTTAGATGCCGGCGCAAATGTGCATGTTCTATATCCTGAAAACGAAAAAGATGCGGTAAACAAATTTATCGAAGAAGATTTGGTAAACTACTGTCAGAAAAAGCAGTATATTTATGATACTGTAGGTTTAGGAGCAGTAAAAAAGTAA
- the hutG gene encoding formimidoylglutamase, translating into MDFLKDLKVDYKKGNKSNYTGRESILKNQYWHQNIKVASIENIEPKNDQNFGIIGYACDEGIKRNLGRIGAKKGPENIRKVLGKLPLHHANKTITDYGDLICIENNLKDCQEAFSKFISKLITNGILPIGIGGGHDIAYANFNGINNYLKSSGKNKIGIINFDAHFDLRKVDLQANSGTPFNQILSENDTASYFAIGIQHQSNTSELFQIAKDNNVSFATNFDCETFTDQLKNKLKIFTQNVDYLYITIDLDGFSSAYAPGVSAPSAFGLSPLFVCSVLTYLLETKKVISCDIAELNPNFDQDNATAKLAARLIDFIILKA; encoded by the coding sequence ATGGATTTTTTGAAAGATTTAAAAGTCGATTATAAAAAAGGGAATAAATCTAATTATACTGGAAGAGAGTCAATATTAAAAAACCAATATTGGCATCAAAATATAAAAGTTGCTTCAATAGAAAATATTGAACCTAAAAATGACCAAAACTTCGGAATTATTGGATATGCATGCGATGAAGGTATAAAAAGGAATTTAGGAAGAATTGGAGCAAAAAAAGGACCGGAAAATATTCGAAAAGTTTTAGGTAAACTTCCGCTTCACCATGCAAATAAAACAATAACAGATTACGGAGATTTAATTTGTATTGAAAATAATTTAAAAGATTGCCAAGAAGCTTTTTCTAAATTTATAAGCAAATTAATCACAAACGGAATTTTACCAATAGGCATTGGTGGCGGTCATGATATTGCTTATGCTAATTTCAATGGAATTAATAACTACTTAAAGTCATCAGGAAAGAATAAAATAGGAATTATAAATTTTGATGCACACTTCGACCTTAGAAAAGTAGATTTACAAGCAAATTCTGGCACACCATTTAATCAAATCTTGTCTGAAAACGATACCGCAAGTTATTTTGCTATTGGCATTCAACATCAATCAAATACATCAGAATTATTTCAAATTGCAAAAGACAACAATGTGAGTTTTGCAACTAATTTTGATTGTGAAACATTTACAGATCAACTTAAAAACAAATTAAAAATTTTCACACAAAATGTAGATTACCTTTATATCACAATAGATTTAGACGGATTCTCATCTGCTTATGCACCTGGCGTTAGTGCGCCTTCGGCTTTTGGTTTATCTCCTTTATTTGTTTGTAGTGTATTGACATATTTATTAGAAACTAAAAAAGTAATTTCTTGTGATATTGCAGAATTAAATCCCAATTTCGATCAAGACAATGCAACTGCAAAATTGGCAGCAAGATTGATAGATTTTATTATTTTAAAAGCATAA
- a CDS encoding pseudouridine synthase encodes MNSNRNSSRGRQEGKKSTPLSRKSGTSNKKSSPLGRKNTKKSFSKVKETPKSDESSGIRLNKYIANSGICSRREADTYIEHGSVEVNGKLVTEMGYKVQPDDVVRFDGTSISPEQKRYILLNKPKNYITTMDDDRGRKTVMELVSNASKERIYPVGRLDRNTTGLLLFTNDGDLAKKLTHPKHNVRKLYHASLDRKLDLRDLEKLRGEVIIEGRKVFIDAVSYVEGQPKSEIGIEIHSGRNRIVRKIFEHVGYKVNKLDRVIFAELTKKNLPRGRWRPLTNQEVNNLQMLK; translated from the coding sequence ATGAATTCAAATAGAAACTCGTCGAGAGGACGACAAGAAGGTAAAAAAAGTACACCTTTAAGTAGAAAAAGTGGAACTTCAAACAAGAAAAGTTCTCCGTTAGGAAGAAAAAACACTAAAAAATCTTTTTCTAAAGTAAAAGAAACTCCAAAATCTGATGAATCATCAGGAATCCGTTTAAATAAATATATTGCCAATTCTGGAATTTGCTCAAGAAGAGAAGCAGATACTTATATCGAACACGGTAGTGTAGAGGTTAATGGTAAGTTGGTTACAGAAATGGGGTATAAAGTTCAGCCAGATGATGTGGTTCGTTTCGACGGAACTTCAATTTCTCCTGAACAAAAAAGATACATTTTACTGAACAAACCTAAAAACTATATCACTACAATGGATGATGATAGAGGAAGGAAAACAGTAATGGAATTAGTATCAAATGCTTCTAAAGAAAGAATATATCCGGTTGGTAGATTAGATAGAAATACAACAGGTTTGTTGTTGTTTACTAATGATGGTGATTTGGCTAAAAAGTTAACGCATCCAAAACACAATGTTCGTAAATTATACCACGCTTCTTTAGATAGAAAGCTAGATTTAAGAGATTTAGAAAAGTTAAGAGGAGAGGTGATTATAGAAGGTAGAAAGGTGTTTATTGATGCAGTTTCTTATGTAGAAGGACAACCAAAATCTGAAATCGGAATTGAAATTCATTCTGGTAGAAATAGAATTGTTCGTAAAATTTTTGAACACGTAGGTTATAAAGTTAATAAGTTAGATAGAGTAATTTTTGCTGAATTAACTAAGAAAAACTTACCAAGAGGAAGATGGAGACCTTTAACAAATCAAGAAGTAAACAATCTTCAAATGTTAAAGTAA
- a CDS encoding LytTR family DNA-binding domain-containing protein — protein sequence MKKITCVIVDDEPVARDILTSYVAKIPSLELIATCKNAIEAFQVSNTQNIDIFFLDINMPDISGLSVAKSINQKSKIIFTTAYREYAVDGFDLQAVDYLLKPISFDRFLQAINKLFHQNSKVSSEISSEENLVKNDFIFVRSDRKMLKINFDELLYVESLSDYIKLHLKDKVITTRETISNIETKLPAKNFLRIHRSFIVNLTKATSYTNEFVEIGKNAIPISRTYKENVLKKLTEIS from the coding sequence ATGAAAAAAATTACTTGTGTTATTGTTGATGATGAGCCTGTAGCAAGAGATATTTTAACTTCTTATGTAGCTAAAATACCTAGTTTAGAATTGATAGCAACTTGTAAGAATGCAATAGAAGCTTTTCAAGTTTCAAATACTCAAAACATAGATATTTTCTTTTTAGATATTAATATGCCAGACATTTCTGGATTGTCTGTGGCGAAATCTATCAACCAAAAATCTAAAATTATTTTTACAACTGCCTATAGAGAATATGCTGTAGATGGTTTCGATTTACAAGCGGTAGATTACTTGTTAAAACCGATTTCGTTTGACCGTTTTTTGCAAGCAATTAATAAGTTGTTTCATCAAAACTCTAAAGTTTCTTCAGAAATTTCATCAGAAGAAAATCTTGTAAAGAATGATTTTATTTTTGTGAGATCTGATAGAAAAATGCTAAAAATTAATTTTGATGAACTACTTTATGTAGAAAGTTTGTCTGATTATATTAAACTTCATTTAAAAGATAAGGTAATTACAACAAGAGAAACAATTAGTAATATTGAAACGAAATTACCCGCTAAAAACTTTCTTAGAATTCATAGATCTTTTATTGTAAATCTTACAAAAGCAACTTCTTACACAAACGAATTTGTAGAGATTGGTAAAAATGCGATTCCTATTAGTAGAACTTACAAAGAAAATGTACTTAAAAAGTTGACAGAAATTTCATAG
- a CDS encoding mevalonate kinase family protein → MKGPLFYAKILLFGEYGIIKDSKGLAIPFNAYRGALKSSEDLSGKALDSNGNLEKFYTYLSNLKTDLVTFNLEELKKDIENGMYFDSSIPQGYGVGSSGALVASIYDKYASNKITVLENLTRDKLLNLKSVFSLMESFFHGKSSGLDPLNSYLSLPILINSKDNVEPAGIPSQKEGKGAVFLLDSEQIGETEPMVNIFMNKMKNEGFRKMISEEFSTTTDACIEDFLQGNVKSLFGNVKSLSKIVLKNFKPMIPSAFHKVWEKGISTNDYYLKLCGSGGGGYILGFTEDFAKAQKSLKDYKLELVYRF, encoded by the coding sequence ATGAAAGGCCCACTATTTTACGCTAAAATCTTACTTTTTGGAGAATACGGAATTATTAAAGACTCGAAAGGGCTTGCGATTCCTTTTAATGCATATAGAGGCGCTTTAAAATCATCTGAAGATCTTTCTGGTAAAGCTCTAGATTCTAATGGTAATTTAGAAAAGTTTTATACTTATTTATCTAACTTAAAAACAGATTTAGTTACTTTTAATTTAGAAGAACTAAAAAAAGATATCGAAAACGGTATGTATTTCGATTCTTCAATTCCGCAAGGTTATGGTGTTGGTAGTTCTGGTGCTTTAGTAGCATCTATTTATGATAAGTATGCTTCTAATAAAATTACTGTTTTAGAGAATTTAACAAGAGACAAATTGTTGAATTTAAAATCAGTTTTTTCTTTAATGGAATCTTTTTTTCATGGTAAAAGTTCTGGTTTAGATCCTTTAAATAGTTACCTAAGTTTACCAATTTTAATCAATTCTAAAGATAATGTCGAGCCAGCAGGAATTCCTTCACAAAAAGAAGGTAAAGGCGCTGTCTTTTTATTAGACTCAGAGCAAATTGGTGAAACAGAGCCAATGGTAAACATCTTTATGAATAAGATGAAGAACGAGGGTTTTAGAAAAATGATTAGTGAAGAATTTTCTACAACTACAGATGCTTGTATAGAAGATTTTTTACAAGGTAATGTAAAATCTTTGTTTGGTAATGTAAAGTCTTTATCTAAGATTGTTTTAAAGAATTTTAAACCAATGATACCTTCTGCTTTTCATAAAGTTTGGGAAAAAGGAATATCAACAAATGACTACTATCTTAAACTTTGTGGTTCTGGTGGTGGTGGTTACATCTTAGGTTTTACAGAAGATTTTGCAAAAGCTCAAAAAAGTTTAAAAGATTATAAGCTAGAATTGGTTTATAGATTTTAA
- a CDS encoding geranylgeranylglycerol-phosphate geranylgeranyltransferase — translation MSTSKLKRTILKFFSLFSAVRGYNILVLIVAQYLAAIFIFSPARSLKEVLFDLHLLFLVLASVFVIAGGYIINNFYDSKIDKINRPVKAGLDNYVKQSTKLRLYFILNFIGFLFGVLISWRAALFFAVYIFAIWFYSHKLKMNPILGFVTATILTVLPFFAVFVYFGNFSPIIFVHASFLFLVVMVRELIKDLQNLKGAIVSNYNTFPVVYGERKTKITSIIILALTILPVSILFSYPSLSYMRYYFYFALIIFFFVGFSLWKSQTRNHYRMLHNILKMLLLIGVLCLIFIDTSLLLDKVIDRLN, via the coding sequence ATGAGTACTTCAAAATTAAAAAGAACAATTCTTAAATTTTTTAGTTTATTTTCTGCAGTTAGAGGTTACAATATTTTAGTTTTAATTGTAGCACAATATCTTGCGGCAATATTTATTTTTTCACCAGCTAGGTCTTTAAAAGAAGTACTTTTCGATTTACATTTACTGTTTTTAGTATTAGCATCTGTGTTTGTAATTGCTGGTGGTTATATAATTAATAATTTTTACGACTCTAAAATTGATAAGATTAACAGGCCTGTTAAAGCCGGTTTAGATAATTATGTAAAGCAGTCTACAAAACTTAGATTGTATTTTATATTAAATTTTATAGGTTTCTTATTCGGAGTTTTAATCTCATGGCGAGCAGCATTGTTTTTTGCTGTTTACATTTTTGCTATTTGGTTTTACTCACATAAATTAAAAATGAACCCTATTTTAGGCTTTGTAACTGCTACAATCTTAACAGTTTTACCATTTTTTGCTGTTTTTGTCTATTTTGGCAATTTCTCTCCTATAATTTTTGTGCATGCTAGTTTTTTGTTTTTAGTAGTTATGGTTAGAGAGCTTATTAAAGATTTGCAAAATTTAAAAGGAGCTATTGTAAGTAATTATAACACGTTTCCGGTGGTTTATGGCGAACGTAAAACAAAAATAACATCTATAATAATACTTGCTTTAACTATTTTGCCGGTAAGTATTTTGTTTAGTTATCCTTCTTTAAGTTACATGCGATATTATTTTTATTTTGCATTAATTATTTTCTTTTTTGTAGGTTTTTCACTTTGGAAATCTCAAACAAGAAATCATTACAGAATGTTACACAACATTTTAAAAATGTTACTTTTAATTGGTGTTTTGTGTTTGATTTTTATTGATACGTCACTTCTTTTAGATAAAGTGATTGATAGATTGAACTAG